The segment cttttaaccccctgggccttcatggccccgcccctgggtgggactgccagttgcttgtccaatcagagccagggtagaaccagctgctggtgtgtgattgattgacagctgggccaatcagagctgggttaacATCAccccctgctgtgtgattggcagctctgccaggccagggctgggggcggggctctgtcccaccacaaaccaaggcctgacccggccctggccccacacgggcattccgagcatcccaaggtgtctcgggacatggatctcatccagcctctgacagcgactacggtgacactacggaacctcatggagccatgggtcacttgtgacaatggagatccaaggaaacaatggtgagactgtggaatccaggaatcatggaatcaaggagaccattgtgcaaatcatgggccctatggaagcaaggatcaatgatcaaactgtgctttgattgtgattgatttaaaatagaaacaaagagccattgtgacacagcgggGCCACATGGAGCCACGGGAACCCtgtgactctgttggggctcctgaaaccaagaagccattgtgacattgccagaactcatggaatcaaggagaccattgtgacagtgtTAGGACCCATGAAGTCcatggaacatggaacaggtctgcctggtttggcctcctgggggctgtctgacaggtcccactgaatttggcatgtcaagggccacttcccatctgaccatgaagcactggggctccgtgcttttattcctatgggaaagaactgtctttcttctccaggctcccatGGCTGAAATTAGGATTGTGCAtctaaaattccctatatccaagggttactcccacacaaaatctgcccatacagtcaagtctggccagccttggcctctggtgactgcctctcatctgaccttgcaccactggggctcacttgtttccctcctatggagaccattgtgacactgcggagcattgtggaaccaatgggccatggtgacactgcaggcccttgtggaacctgtgacactgtaggaacttgtggaaccaaggggaacattgtgaccctgcagggtaccatggatccaaggggccactgtgacactgtggggccttgtggaaccaaggacatcactGTGACTCTGTtgggccgcatggtcccaaggggccagtgtgaagcagcagggctttgtggaaccaagaggccattgctgcatttcagggcctcatggagccaaagggccgttgtgatcctgcagggcaccgtggatccatggagagcattgtggcattgcaaggccccatggaatcatggagaccattgtgacactgtggggcctcatggaaggaaTCGGCCATTGTGGCACTatgggaacttgtggaaccaagggaatcattgttgcactactgggccccaatggaaccaaggggccattggacacagccaggcttcatggaaccaatagaccattgtgacactgtggggccttgtggaaccatggagaccattaggatccttaaggacttgtgtaatcaaggggccattatgacacctgagggcatcatggaagccagagaaccattgtgacactgcagggccctgtggaaccaagggaacatgaaataggtgtggctgccttggcctcccaggggtcacCTGACAGGcctggctgaccttggaatgtggaaggccactcccatctgcccctgaaacactggggctctgggctttcctttgtatggaaaagaactgtccatcttttccaggcatccatggccaaaatttgGATTCCAGctccaaatttctgtgtatGAAAGGATTCCtgccagacaaaatctgccaggacagacaggtctggctggtctttgactcctgagtgccagaactcacctgttttccaaacactggaaagggctGTCTGCTTTTCTTGTATGGAAAAAATcatccttctccaggcacaaatgtctgaaattaggattccacattcataatttcaaatatccaagggctgctccaagcaaacctgccaggacagacaggtcaggcttgccttggcctctggtggctgccgttcatcagctcctgaaacatgggggctccgtggtttccttcctatggagaccaatgtgaaattgggagccttgtgaaatgaaggggccattgtgacactgcagagcaccatggatccaagggaccattgtgacactgtggggcctcgtggaaccaaggacatcattgTGGTTCTGCTGGGCCATATGGTCCCAAGGGACCAGAGAAAAGCAGCGGTGTGGGAGTTagcccagctgtaactcagagccagccagattTTACTCCGAAAGAATTGGGCGTgagtttcaagccctgggaatcatttgtttaacttaGGGTGAGCTTGAAAGTTCTCCAAAAAGCCTTTAGTGTTGTTATGCTAACTTGTCCAAGTTCTCCTCCCCTActggttacttgtttcccctattTGATTATTGTTCTAGAGTGTTCTACCCTCAAGTGTACATGTCGTTGCTCCCCTTTGTCTTGGGTCtttggatcctgcccctcataCTGTGCTcgacttctccatgtttattgtttttcacctgttattaaagttccttttaagcaactccattgatcctgctccttttcatttttgccacccttgccctgaagtcagggaaccagagaggtttgtcacagccaccctcattgtgaccTTTGGCGCCCAAACAGGGAccatgacactcagggctccctgtgtcagtcacgtcagctggggttggctgatggataggccagggctccttgggattttggattgtgctgggcccagtggattcatcgttgcttcgagggaccttgcccaggatcagcagggacaatgacggtttcacctgcataggattgcaggtgggtttggggaaatgcaagacatttattgcccattttgccactgtgtttttacactATGCACCCACATCCCATaattgatttggggtgttccggtggctcttccccataaggcagagaaagagaaaaatgggcagccagatGTCCAAATTAGAAAGGAGCATATATGGATGCTTTCAgtaattctcactgatcatgacaaaatattttcaaagaacaaattaaaatcaatcatgaagtggatcattaaaaattttccagacacCTCTTCTGACAAAATccataccactgaattttgggactccGTGGGAATTAAACTGTACAACCTTTCGACCCCATTGAATCCCACATGCTCTccatcttccacaccatccttgagacccttcaccagcaagcagtgtgTCAAAAACTCAATCCGTTGGTCGCTCGTAACTCGGGacctcccctcaaacctgcctttctcagaccttccacgatggtccaagatggcaatggccacgctgtcttggagcatcatgccctggagactcaagatGGAAGGACCCCGAATGTGGCTCAGGATTccaaccatcctccctccattttggctcctccacttcctgctaccacaaccttctcttccgccctgaatgaacctccagactccacccccagAACTGCgggtcacgcccccactgtcaatcattccaccttCACCCTGGGCAATGCCTccagttaaggaaggagactggcaaataaCCTCGAAACTCCTCATTGCCCCTgtatgaaagaagggggcagaatcccaggtgtcagccattggtttatggggaaatcaaggatctgtgtagggcagctaaaCACCATAGGAGggacttaccttgttttaatggcctaatgagggccatatttacagcacatgtcttaaccccctatgatttaaaatatattatgaccatgtcgttgtcacctacagaatacaccctgtgggaagggggatggaagtgtttactaaatcaattaatagcagactatgctaataatgaggcaagggcggaattgacaatcaaccatctggctggagaaggacaacacagcctaccagatgatcaagcagcaggtatccccagagaagtattggatgatatctaagagatggctttgaaagcttGAATCCAGGTACTGGATGGTAGCACCCCCCATTTggactaccttgggtggctgcagctaaagctttaggacaatcagaccatcctgggtgcctgttaagtaagcaaaccaatgctgcctccctcacattgagtggctgctctcagacacagagaccatcagacacgccaccttgcagaacagcgatagagtttttactctgggcacatgggcatggctgtgtagactctgagggcatgtgctgcatgaacctctccagccacagcgagtcaatccacaagagcattcaggtactgaaggcagggttcaagaagcttcaagtgggaAACAAAGACTGGTTAATAAACTCTTCCAGTCCTGAGCACAAAAGGGTTGGATGAGGTCTAGCTAAAACAGGACTATTAATTATCTTAGTGGTTATTGTTGTTGTATTGAtaattgtcccatgtttgtttggatgcttttagaaagtcttaaaaattctttcagttccatctttgttgtaaaacagaaagggaGAAGATACCCAATAGAGGcgcctcatggactccttggaggagagaattggaggccaggatggcacaaaaacctctcagagactcagtgtgggaaggaaaatccttaaaagtacctaaaagtattcttaaatccataaagtaccttaaaaaccttgagtatctcaaggcattaatgagccccactgagtgtcagtacaaagctctccagggactcattaaagcagataattggggcatgattgcacaaacctctcacagagtctgtatcaaaagggaaacaccaagtaccttcaaatatctgaagtaccctgaagtatttatgatccccactgagtgttgttactgacaaagcctctccagggactaattgcagcagataattggaggccatgattgccaaaacctctcagagactgcaaggcaaaagccaaacccaaagtcctttgaaaaacctgcagcccatgcagggagcatgaaggagcccccagggccattgctgagcaaggctccccagggactccttgcagcagatccttgaggccactgggatgtgggctagggggggatgctgagggcagcacaaggggctgacagtggccagcctggctggggctgtgccaggaggccccagggcctcaggacaaggtgtctcctcccagcccttgctggcacagaccctgctgtgccccagggcaccaagacttggcttctctttgtccccacctgtcatcactgcctgcagttctctgctctgcctggggcctggggacacttgctcagtcctgtccctctctgggacccattaaaagtccaagaaagtttggagttggattctgccttggagttctggagaggtttcttcagctccctctcagggactgatgtccagggcctgagcacaaagccccagaggctgattaaagtccttgtgctgtgtctgtgctgctgagctgggctgggctcctggcacagaggcaactcctgctcaccaagaagagcttcaaaagcacatttctctggatgagcagctcttgtgccagcccagcagggctggggcactgcctgcagccagcgcgggcacagcacagaggcacagagagcttcaatcagtcagggctgggaaggggctgagaagtgcctggggcacaatcactgccagcccctggcacaggaacctctggctgcaggacaatgcagctgcagctcctggagccatctgcTCAacctggaacatcccaatgcctgcagagcctgtgagtacattctctgcttgtctcttgtgcagagcagccaggggtgcccagggctgtcctgcagagcagggtcctgcagcccagggctctgtgctggggcagggactctgctgcctgccagggacagctctcagccaaccctggcagctgctgccagcactgggggacaagatctggctgggaggagacagctagtgaggcttggaagtgttctccttgtgtggggaggatgctgcattgttcaggactgctcccagcatggcatttacctgcagaacatttccaagtagattatacagggagcacagcaaggcagggactgcgtaaaagggaaaatcctacttttttaatctactgctctgggttgcctGGATGTGAAATAGCACATAGATATTCATCTCTGATTTCaggcagtaaaaaataaaaactatttctCTTATATCTGAATAAACTGGGCAGTTACTGAGATGAGCACAGGGTCCCTTTAAGGCAGcatctgttttgcttttccagcctcctcagggttgccctgacgttgccatcagagcctgcagagccagagctgcccctgggcagtgcctgagctgggagggctctgcagggcagagctgagcccccagggctgggctgggctctggcagcactggcagggcccagccctgggcacagggaagcagctgctggcagggacagctccaggcagcagagcccttggcaggcagtggggggaaagtgcccccaggctgtgctgggatatttcaagtcctctccacaCCCAACTAtaccatgattacttttcttacagatccccatgtgcagccccagcaaatgtccaacagcagctccatcaggcacttcctcctgctggcattggcagacacgtggcagctgcagctcctgcacttctgcctcttgctgggcatctccctggctgccctcctgggcaacggcctcatcatcagcgccgtagcctgcggccaccacctgcacacgcccatgttcttcttcctgctcaacctggccctcgctgacctgggctccatctgcaccactgtccccaaagccatgcacaattccctctgggacaccagcaacatctcctacactggatgtgctgctcagctctttttctttatgttcttcatctcagcagagttttccctgctgaccatcacgtgctacgaccgctacgtgtccatctgcaaacccctgcactacgggaccctcctgggcagcagagcttgtgcccacatggcagcagctgcctgggccagtgcctttctctattcactgctgcacacggccaatacattttccctgcccctgtgccatggcaatgccctgggccagttcttctgtgaaatcccacagatcctcaagctctcctgcgcCAAATCCCACCTCAGGGAAGTGGGGCTTCTTGGTGTTAGTGCCTGTTTAGGACTCGGCTGTTttttgttcattgttttctcctatgtgcagatcttcagggttgtgctgaggatcccctctgagcagggatggcacaaagccttttccacctgcctccctcacctggccgtggtttccctgttcctcagcactgcagcgtttgcctacctgaagcccccctccatgtcctccccatccctggatctggccctgtcagttctgtactcggtggtggctccagccctgaaccccctcatctacagcctgaggaaccaggagctcaaggctgcagtgtgcaGACTGAAGACTGGATGGTTTCGGAAACATTAAAATtgtggccaatttctgcaaataacttgaaataaaaatcaCCCTGATActtctttttggtttggttgtggtggtattttttccttcgttttggtttggttgtggTGGTATTTTTTCCTTCGTTTTAGGTATTAATAATGTCCAAAAAATTGTCACTGTTTGTACTgattctcattttgtttctctccaccttccctgtggccacagactgtgtcaatgaggggctgcgctctcGGTGCCTTTAAAGAAACTAAAGGATcccccagcagagttttctgcagagatgcccttttgttgccttctctggagctgcagcagcaatgtctgtgtgcagagctggggcagatcagtgctggcccagcagctgtgcccagcagcagcagcagcagcacttggtgttgccagtgctgctgccgtggccctgccctgctgccctggtggccctggtgttgctgcagggcctgagtgctctcggggccgggcacagccctgggggtggcagtgccggggctgcagcagggccaggccatgggcactgctggggcagcgctgacgcctcaggccaggccctgggggctccaggctccttgcccaggctctctccagaacacggccaggccaatgctcagcacagaaacccccatgagcagccccaggctggccgtgggcaggctgggggcaaacagcatggctggggctctgcaagggccatggggcagacgggaaggagcagcagagcaggggctgatccatgcccagtgcgctgcacagcccagggcagcgtcccagagcgtcctcatgcagctgccaacaacatcccccctctgcagccctggcctctcccccagctcacacaggtgccccatccttgcaggcacagacacggcaacactgcctcagcagcccctgtttgcattgcacacagcagggccagcacccccatgctgttgctgtggggacatgaacctgagggagcacaaatgccatcagcccctggggccagcaaggcctgggggacaccagggaaaccactcagctttgtcctggcctctgcactcagccagaaagtttgttcccatcagctgggagtttcctgtgccactgcagatgctgttgctcagagccagggctgcctggcagccacccccaaactgccctcagcatttcctttccttcacctctgctttctttactcttccttgGTTCAGaattcttcctcttgcccagccctgtcccctgccctgcaaacagcccatccctgtttgctctttcctctctggccccactccccattgcagttcctgacttggcaccatgggaacgtcccttgggcagcaggatcatcctacaagtgctgcaggaattgtctgcaggctcctgcagtgcctgctgctgctcccttgccagaggcaccccaggccaggggggaacatctgggctgctgtgtctgcctctggggctccctgttctgagcaatgaggaggagctgcagaggctctgcaggactgacaggatgggctttggggctgccaggagaagctgagggacctgggctgctggagcttctgaagagaaggcccagggctcatcctgcaactgctccaagggtggtttcagagaatcccagaatcagcaaggctggaaaagaccttggagatcatcaagtccaacctatgccctgacactgccttgtctcccctgagcctcctcttctccaggataaacaaccccagctctctcagccgctcctcacaggacttgtgttccagacccctccccagccttgttgcccttctctggacacgctccagcccctccatgtccttcctaaattgaggagcccagaactggacacagcacttgaggtgctgcccaaccagtgccgagcacaggggaagaatccctgccctgctcctgctggccacaccattcctgatccaggccaggagccattggccttcttggccacctgggcacactgctgcctcatgtccagcctgctgtccatcagtccctgcaggtccctttctgcctggctgctctccagccactctgtccccagcctgtagtgctgcaggggttgttgtggccaaagtgcaggacctggcactgggacttgttaaacctcacctttttggatttgggccctggatccagcctgtccagggccctgtgcagagccctcctaccctccagcagatccacactcacacccagcttggtgccatctgcaaatttgctgatgctggactcaatcccctcacccagaccatCAATGCAGTAttgaaatccacgctggctggctctgatccctgggccatcctgtgggtgccctgtgatggcactcaaggtgatctgttccataaccttgccgggcacccaggtcaggctgacaggcctggagttccccagctcctccttccagcccttcctggggatgggctcacactggcacctccagtgctctgggccctccctgctgagccaggactgatggtaaatgatggagagcagctcggggactcatccacagctccctcatccccctgggatggatcccatctgatcccacacacctgtgagcatctgagtggctcagcaggtcagcaactgcttcctcctggattccagggggctgttctgctccctgtgcccatctaccagctcaggagaacacttgtcatgaggacaacctgtcctaatattgaaaattgagacaGACAAGGTGTTAAACTGTTCAGACGTTTCTTTAGTTAGTCTATTCTCCACTGCATCCAATAAAAAGTAGAGGTTCTCTTTATCTGGTGTTTTGCTActaatttatttatagaaacatttCCTATTATTTCTCACACAAGTGGCCAGATTAAGCTCTAATTGGGTTTTcacctctttcctcttctttctgcataacctaacaacatccttaaacacttcctgagttgcctgtttctcttttcaaaatgatgcatcctcttttttcccttaagttcccacaaaagctccatgtggagccaggccagtccttttcctcaccagctcatcttttaccacactgggacaggctgctccttcccccttgagattactttcttgaaatgtgtccatccttcctggacccctttgaTTTTAATGgctctttctctttaaaaaatcagtacctgattcagtactccccaaatcagcatcctaaacaggccaaagtctgcccttcctaattccagtgcaGAAGTTTTcttgctgcccctccttctttcacagaacattgaaaacttgattatttcatggtcactgtgccccaggcagcctctgagccccacatctgcccccagcccttatctgtttgtgaacagcagcagacagagctttccttggcagtgggagtgttaccaaaaattcagtaaaacagaaaactcttTTTAGCCCcaatgtagcattaagaagcagcattctttattcagctggatgcacgggggagagctcctcccaaagccatgcatgctgagtacaggaaagtttctgtttatattctgtattttgctcacatattcattgattgtcttGGACTAAACATATATATGATAAtaattccccaaaatcattgacatatttcccctcccctttacgCATGTGTTCTTCtctcctgggggtctctctggtggtccctggtggtcgtggaccccaatgttccagtgggcctggctgagctggcaggaccctgaggctgctgaacttccagttccccttctcacacaatgggccttgtgtggtttccataggcctggggatgtggagaacaagctccaggtgtcagctcagctggtgtaggcaattgatcatctggtaacatgaggtcacagagtgggatatgacatcacagagtggggtATGTGAGGTGATTGATCAGCTATGGCATCATAGGctgcctctgtgacatcacagagcagatgtctgacatcacagaggcagtctatgacatcacagagttggctgtgacatcagagaccagctgtgcaacattagagaaggggctgtgacatcacagatcaggctgtgacatcccagaggggctgtgtgacatcccagaggggctgtgtgccatcccagcagggctgtgtcaggtcactgggttggtcactcggccccagctccccctcacagtttctcccaacaagtccaatgctgtccatgcccagcggggtccctgtcccccgggatccccccggcccacctggagccacagcctccaccaaaggatgttccacaggatccaccccagagcctgacatggggacaaggggccagggctgtgtgaccaggacatcaaggacggggattatccaggtcactgtggccagggttgggttgcccagggcaggaaagatgtctggcagctggagcagggtctgggaagggcctccaaggtggggctggagcccttgggctgtgagcagaggctgagggagctgggcttgtccagcccagagcagggaaggctgaggggctcctcatcccagcctggcagtgccagcgaggaggggatggagaacacagagccaggctcttcaccgggggcctggtgggagacaaaagccaatgggtgggaggggaaagaggggagatcagccaggacaggaagagatgaaatgagtcaggctggtttcagcatttcctcaacaccaagagcagcctgacctcccttctccatccaccactgacagctttgcaaatcaggaattgttggagctgttttgcccccattccaggatgagcatcctgacaGAGGAACTTGATTGTATCAGAGTCACATTTGTGTGAAATTAATGTTTGAATGGAAATGTGGACGGAGGACTCATCAGACACTGCTGGCACTTTGCacatagctcagggaagagtgagattgttattaaattctGTCCTGTTCAGCCATGGTCTGTTTGCCAtgaggagaaactttctgtgcctctgagtctcaccagttcctgacccccaaaggatacaaacctgatgagttgtggttcccactccagtggctgcacttgcacctccctccatccccagagtaGAGCTCCCTcttcccagagagtccctggcaatgtagggatgaaggaaacaggacaggctgtggggatcaggggcagggcagagccagggagaagaatgactttggcatttgatggagctgtgccttcccttggctttactggctgacaagaaatgaacatccctctgtgtctcgggcagctccttctccaaggaaagcaggtgggagttggagccaaggagctgaaagctgcaggtgcagcctgggctggagggagctcagatttgcacaaggctgctctgagtgccagggcttggatgggggaaatggtgggctgggggtagggacagagtctgattgattgtcagccatgaagggtcttgattttcatatctattcacactgcatgaggaggtacttggattcagtgtcaattggagattgcacatagtgatttataaacaggaaaatatcctaaacaggacctaaaaaatgttttctcactgtcctTTTAAATATATTGCATTCACTTTGGACATACTACTGAGATCTGTCTAATTagccacaaaggatttgaaaattaaaatcaaatgattc is part of the Agelaius phoeniceus isolate bAgePho1 chromosome W unlocalized genomic scaffold, bAgePho1.hap1 SUPER_W_unloc_1, whole genome shotgun sequence genome and harbors:
- the LOC143692402 gene encoding olfactory receptor 14C36-like, whose product is MSNSSSIRHFLLLALADTWQLQLLHFCLLLGISLAALLGNGLIISAVACGHHLHTPMFFFLLNLALADLGSICTTVPKAMHNSLWDTSNISYTGCAAQLFFFMFFISAEFSLLTITCYDRYVSICKPLHYGTLLGSRACAHMAAAAWASAFLYSLLHTANTFSLPLCHGNALGQFFCEIPQILKLSCAKSHLREVGLLGVSACLGLGCFLFIVFSYVQIFRVVLRIPSEQGWHKAFSTCLPHLAVVSLFLSTAAFAYLKPPSMSSPSLDLALSVLYSVVAPALNPLIYSLRNQELKAAVCRLKTGWFRKH